Proteins found in one Aquibium microcysteis genomic segment:
- a CDS encoding TetR/AcrR family transcriptional regulator has translation MSEDLDARAADAQTSDRARSLLDIGARIFAEKGYEATSMRDISSAAGVSKALLYHHFASKEDIYARISFSATEKLYSFVEERIPAEGSAAEKVRAFMVAATTFFSDHRSAWIAASNAFWSDPDRHRLETRIARRRQFERRLRDLIREGVENGEFNAVDPAMAGRLILSGINWMHRWYDPEKGLTAEEIVNQYADILLGGLHKR, from the coding sequence GTGAGCGAAGATCTCGATGCGCGCGCGGCCGATGCTCAGACCAGCGATCGGGCACGCTCGCTGCTCGATATCGGAGCCAGGATCTTCGCGGAGAAGGGGTACGAGGCGACCTCGATGCGCGACATTTCCAGTGCGGCCGGCGTGTCCAAGGCGCTGCTCTACCATCACTTCGCCAGCAAGGAAGACATCTACGCGCGGATCTCCTTTTCTGCCACGGAGAAACTCTACTCCTTCGTCGAGGAACGCATCCCCGCGGAGGGCAGCGCCGCCGAGAAGGTGCGTGCCTTCATGGTCGCGGCGACGACCTTCTTCTCGGACCATCGCTCGGCCTGGATCGCCGCCAGCAACGCCTTCTGGTCCGATCCCGACCGGCACCGGCTCGAGACGCGCATCGCCAGGCGCCGCCAGTTCGAACGCAGGCTGCGCGACCTGATCCGCGAGGGGGTGGAGAACGGCGAGTTCAATGCTGTCGATCCGGCCATGGCCGGGCGGCTGATCCTGTCGGGCATCAACTGGATGCACCGCTGGTACGATCCCGAGAAGGGCCTGACGGCGGAAGAGATCGTCAACCAGTATGCCGACATCCTGCTTGGCGGGCTCCACAAGCGCTGA
- a CDS encoding LLM class flavin-dependent oxidoreductase, translating into MEFGVFLLAQQRSYDQSSFDVIHNSIEQTVAAEQAGFDVAWYAEHHFNNYSLSPSPLMLCAHAAAKTSTIRVGPAVCVLPLYQAPRFLAEVGLVDTLSNGRLELGIGSGYQQFEFERFGTDLAEAGKMFAEYLDLIPLALTQKTFEYHGKILDIPPSSLNVRCVQKPMPPIWVTTGNPVVRARAMREGHNLFITALLGGNDAIRGLRAKMVEAAESAGVDVDATKFGFLRCGYASNDRAEIDRYLDSARFARRLSESLRDRRQETDDGYLMQEVPLQQELSLDDMRENLPVGEVDRVIDKMLEEIEILKPRHIALQTQLGDVDQKTMLRQIELWGDRIIPAIKKALGTPAKAPATARSAAA; encoded by the coding sequence ATGGAATTCGGTGTCTTCCTGCTCGCGCAGCAGCGCAGCTACGACCAGTCGTCGTTCGACGTGATCCACAATTCGATCGAGCAGACCGTCGCGGCCGAACAGGCCGGTTTCGACGTGGCATGGTATGCCGAACACCATTTCAACAACTACTCGCTCTCGCCCTCGCCGCTGATGCTGTGCGCCCATGCCGCGGCGAAAACGTCCACCATCCGGGTCGGCCCGGCCGTCTGCGTGCTGCCGCTCTACCAGGCGCCGCGTTTCCTGGCCGAGGTCGGACTGGTCGACACGCTGTCGAACGGCCGGTTGGAACTGGGCATCGGCTCGGGCTACCAGCAGTTCGAGTTCGAGCGCTTCGGCACGGATCTGGCAGAGGCCGGCAAGATGTTCGCCGAGTACCTGGACCTGATCCCGCTGGCCCTGACCCAGAAAACCTTCGAGTATCACGGCAAGATTCTCGACATCCCGCCGAGCAGCCTCAACGTGCGCTGCGTCCAGAAGCCGATGCCGCCCATCTGGGTGACGACCGGCAATCCGGTGGTTCGCGCCCGCGCCATGCGCGAGGGCCACAACCTCTTCATCACGGCGCTGCTCGGCGGCAACGACGCCATCCGCGGCCTCCGCGCAAAGATGGTGGAGGCGGCCGAGTCGGCCGGCGTCGACGTCGACGCCACGAAGTTCGGCTTCCTGCGCTGCGGCTATGCCAGCAACGACCGGGCCGAGATCGACCGCTATCTCGACAGCGCCCGCTTCGCCCGCCGCCTGTCGGAGAGCCTGCGCGACCGCCGCCAGGAGACCGACGACGGCTATCTGATGCAGGAAGTACCGCTGCAGCAGGAGCTGAGCCTCGACGACATGCGCGAGAACCTGCCCGTCGGCGAGGTCGACCGCGTGATCGACAAGATGCTGGAGGAGATCGAGATCCTGAAGCCGCGCCACATCGCGCTGCAGACCCAGCTCGGCGACGTCGACCAGAAGACGATGCTGCGGCAGATCGAACTCTGGGGCGACCGGATCATCCCGGCCATCAAGAAGGCTCTCGGCACGCCCGCGAAGGCGCCCGCCACGGCCCGCTCCGCGGCAGCCTGA
- a CDS encoding LysR family transcriptional regulator has translation MDKLRAMDLLVATAQSGSFSATGRRFGMSTASVSRRISELEEHLGVTLIHRSTRNLALSEAGEAYVAQARDILASVARADAGISALQEAPKGVLRIHSRIMFGVTFLARTQAGFAAMHPDLTVELHLSERPARLREDGFDIDFRIAPPQESGLVRRRLLSSQRILVAAPAYLDAAPPLASPLDLAAHRCLAYWLGADPPYWRFRLDGADVEVPVPSNFATNNGQVLLIAAREGHGIALLDDYTVAADIAAGRLVRVLPHYRVTNTTFDEGIFATYLETPYVPAKIRVFLDHVVAELPRRLGRMPEGNAGGGRA, from the coding sequence ATGGACAAGCTGCGCGCGATGGATCTGCTGGTCGCCACCGCCCAGAGCGGCAGCTTCTCGGCGACCGGGCGGCGCTTCGGCATGTCGACGGCCAGCGTCTCGCGGCGCATCAGCGAGCTCGAGGAACATCTCGGCGTCACGCTCATCCACCGCTCGACCCGCAATCTGGCGCTGTCGGAGGCTGGAGAGGCCTATGTCGCGCAGGCGCGGGACATCCTCGCCTCCGTCGCGCGCGCCGACGCGGGCATCTCGGCGCTGCAGGAGGCGCCGAAGGGCGTGCTGCGCATACATTCGCGCATCATGTTCGGCGTCACCTTTCTCGCCCGGACGCAGGCGGGATTCGCCGCCATGCATCCCGACCTGACGGTGGAACTGCACCTGTCGGAACGGCCGGCCCGGCTGCGCGAGGACGGGTTCGACATCGATTTCAGGATCGCTCCGCCGCAGGAGAGCGGGCTGGTGCGGCGGCGCCTCCTGTCGAGCCAGCGCATCCTCGTTGCCGCGCCGGCCTATCTGGACGCCGCGCCGCCGCTCGCCTCGCCGCTGGACCTTGCCGCACATCGCTGCCTCGCCTACTGGCTCGGAGCCGATCCCCCCTACTGGCGGTTCCGGCTGGACGGCGCCGACGTCGAGGTGCCGGTTCCGAGCAACTTCGCGACCAACAACGGCCAGGTGCTGCTGATCGCCGCGCGGGAGGGGCATGGCATCGCGCTTCTGGACGACTATACCGTGGCGGCCGACATCGCGGCCGGTCGCCTCGTGCGCGTCCTTCCGCACTATCGCGTGACGAACACCACCTTCGACGAGGGGATCTTCGCCACCTATCTCGAGACACCGTACGTGCCGGCCAAGATCCGCGTCTTCCTCGACCATGTGGTCGCGGAACTGCCGCGGCGGCTGGGTCGCATGCCGGAGGGGAACGCCGGCGGCGGACGCGCATGA